Within the Candidatus Zixiibacteriota bacterium genome, the region TTATCCCAATCCTTTTAATCCGACAACTGAGATTAATTTTACTCTTCCTGTCTCGTGCGAAGTCAGTCTTATTGTGTACAACGCCGTCGGCCAGAGAGTGGCTACTCTGGTCGACGGTCGTCTCTCGGCCGGTTATCACAGCGTGCGCTGGGACGGGCAGGGAGATAATGGTCGGAGCACGGCAACCGGTGTATATTTCTACCGACTTCTGGCGGAGGAATTTTCGGAAAGCAAGAAAATGGTTCTGTTGAAGTGATTGCTGTTTCATAGCTTGCCAGGGGACCGGCGACGCGCGGCCGCGTCCCCTTTTCTTATTGCGATTTCCCCAATATTAAGGAGAGTCTCACCCCTGGTCGCGTTCCCGGCACGTGAAGGCGCACGGGTTATCTGACATCGTAAAGTGAGGGTTGCATCACATCGTATAAATCAGTAGATTCTTGTCGGACTATAGCATGGGGCTAACACTGAAAACCATGCCAGGCAATTTGCTGAAAATATGATTGAAAACAACGACCAGCGGCTTCCACTCATAAGCGTCGTGGTGCCGGTTCGAAACGAAGGCCCTTTTATCAGAAGGACCTTGGAATATATTGCCGGTCAGGATTACCCGGCTGACAAACTGGAAATATTTGTCGTCGACGGATTCTCCGAAGATGGCACACGGGAGATCGTGCTGGAGATGTCGGCGGCGGACTCAAGAATTAAATTATTGGACAACCTGGTAAGACTGTCATCGGCGGGCCGCAATATTGGAGCCAGAGCGGCTAAGGGCGAATTGGTTATCTATATTGACGGCCACGTATACATCGACGGAGATCAGTTACTGGTTAACACCGTTCGTCTTATGCGGGAAAAGAAGGTCGAGGTATTGAGCCGCCCACAGTTTCTGGATACTCCTGACAACAATTTCATGCAGCAGGCCATATCTCTGGCGCGGAAGTCGGTAATCGGACACGGCCGTGATTCCACCATTTACACTGTCAAAGAGAGCTATGTTGACCCCACTTCTTCTGGAGCCAGTTATCATAGGAACATATTTGACCGAGTGGGTTATTTTGACGAGAATTTCGATGCTGCTGAAGATCTCGATTTTAATTACCGGGTCGCCAGCGCTGGCTTCAAATCCTTTACTTCCCCTGAACTCGCGGTGTACTATTATCCCAGGACCAGCCTTCCCGGATTGTTCAAACAGATGAAAAGATATGGCACCGGACGCTTCAGGTTTGTCCAGAAGCACCCAGAGACATTGTCCGCCGCAATGCTGGCACCCACCGTGCTGCTCGTAACGCTGCTCGGGCTTCTGGTGGCATCGTTCTGGATATCTATCGTGCCATTTGCGACCATCGCAGGGGCTTACCTGCTGACATTGTTGACGGCAAGTTTCGCAATTTCTGCCGGGTGCGACTGGCGTTTTCTGCCCGTGCTGCCTGCTGTTTTTGTTACTATTCATTTTGGCCTGGCCTGGGGATTCCTTCGAGAGGCCATTAGCAGTCTGTTTGGGAGAAATGGCGAAAGACATCCCGAGGAGAAGCTATGAAGCGGAAATGGAAGATTGTACTTATACTTTCTTTGATCGGCAACCTCTGTATTTTCTACGTTGCCTATAAGGCACTCGAGTACCGGGCGCACATAAATCACTTTCTCGACAAATACACTCATGTCACAGCCGAATTTTCGGAACGGTCGGTTTTCGAGCAGGACAATGCGAGACTCAAGGGGAGTCCACCGGCAGGCAATCGGGTTGTTTTTTTTGGTACCCAGGTGATTAAGAAGTGGGATCTGAAGAGGTATTTTGAAAACTATGAGCCTGTTAATCGTGGCGTTGCGGGCCAGAGGGCATCGGGGTTTCTGCTGCGGTTCAAACCTGATGTAATCGAGCTTGAGCCTATGGCCGTGCTGATAGAGCTTAGCTCGTACAATTTCCGCCCCGAGAACACGGTCAAGGAGCTTGAGGACTATGTATCGCTCATAGCCCAGTTGTCGCGGGTGAACGGGATCGAGCCGATTCTGACCACGGTCATACCGCCGGCCGTGGACGTGGAGGTGGAGGGTCACGGGGATTATTCTGTGCATGACAGTCTGAAAGTTTATAATGATTGGATAAGGACATATTGCACGGACAACGAATATGCGCTCGCAGATTTTTACAGCATACTTGCTGACAGCAACGGATACCTGTCAGGTAATTTGGCTTCAAACGCTGTTGAACCGAACGAAGAGGGGTACGGCTTGCTATCCGAGGCGGTACTGAAAACGCTACAGAACGTCAAGGTAACCGCCGGATTATCTGATTAGCAATTGTGTGGAGAGGTCCGTATTTTTTCGCCGTCCGAAGCCCGGGTTTATCGGATAGCGGCGGTTCGGCTGCGGCGGCTGACTCTGAAGCGCTTTTATTATTGACTAAAAACGACCAAATTATAATATTGCCGCCACGGAAATCTCTAAGGGTGACCGGCGGCCGTAAGCTTTTTAACCAGAGAATAGTTATAACCTGTTGTCCCGAGAAAACCTGTGCTTTTTAACTCCTTCGAATTCGCAATATTCTTCCCGGTGATACTTGTCCTTTACTGGTTGCTTTCGCTGCGCTATCAAAATATTCTCTTGCTGGTCGGCAGTTATTTCTTCTACGGTTATTGGGATTGGCGATTTCTTTCGCTGATTGCCCTTTCGACAATTATCGATTATTTCGCCGGTCTAAAAATCGAACAGGCTCATCAGGCCGGCCCGGCGAAAAGCGAAAAAAAGAAACAATTCTGGCTTTTGACCAGCATATTTGCCAATCTCGGTATCCTCGGTTTCTTCAAATACTTCAATTTCTTTGTTGACAGTTTCGCGGCCCTGCTCGGAGCGGCCGGCGTAAATTCCGAGGGATTGTACTTAAATATTATCCTTCCGGTGGGCATCTCGTTCTACACGTTCCAGACCATGAGTTACACCATTGATGTCTATCGTGGCATTATGAAGCCAACCCGCAGTCTGCTGGGCTTCGCCGTTTACGTTGCTTTTTTTCCGCAGCTTGTGGCCGGACCGATCGAAAGGGCCAAGAACCTGCTTCCCCGTATCTTGGGCAAAAGACAGTTCAATTTGGACCAGTTCTTTGAGGGAACGCATCTTATCCTGCTTGGGTTGTTTAAGAAAGTCTATGTCGCCGACAATTTGGCTCCTTATGTCGACAGCATTTTCGCCTCAGCCAGTCATACCGGCTTTGAGGTAATCGCCGGAGCCTACCTTTTTGCTTTCCAAATTTACTGTGATTTCTCCGGATACTCTGATATCGCTCGCGGCTGCGCCAAGTGTATGGGTATCGAACTAATGGTTAATTTCAGGTATCCTTATGTTGCTGTAAACCCGAGCGATTTTTGGAAGCGGTGGCATATTTCTCTCTCCTCGTGGTTAGCCGATTATCTGTACATTCCTCTTGGCGGCAACAGGAAGGGTGACGCTGCGACATACAGGAATCTTTCTTTAACGATGCTGCTTGGCGGCCTCTGGCACGGCGCATCATGGGTTTTCGTGTTGTGGGGGGCCTATCAGGGGGCGCTTTTGATAGGGCACAGGCTCCTGAAATCGCTCTTCTCGAAACTTGAAGGCCTTACGGGGGTTGTTCCCGCAGCAGTCAAGAAGACTCTCAAGATATTTATCATGTTTCAGTTCGTTTGTGTCGGATGGATAATATTCAGGGCGGAGTCGATGTCTCAAATAAGGGAAATGACTTCGGCTTT harbors:
- a CDS encoding glycosyltransferase family 2 protein, translating into MIENNDQRLPLISVVVPVRNEGPFIRRTLEYIAGQDYPADKLEIFVVDGFSEDGTREIVLEMSAADSRIKLLDNLVRLSSAGRNIGARAAKGELVIYIDGHVYIDGDQLLVNTVRLMREKKVEVLSRPQFLDTPDNNFMQQAISLARKSVIGHGRDSTIYTVKESYVDPTSSGASYHRNIFDRVGYFDENFDAAEDLDFNYRVASAGFKSFTSPELAVYYYPRTSLPGLFKQMKRYGTGRFRFVQKHPETLSAAMLAPTVLLVTLLGLLVASFWISIVPFATIAGAYLLTLLTASFAISAGCDWRFLPVLPAVFVTIHFGLAWGFLREAISSLFGRNGERHPEEKL
- a CDS encoding GDSL-type esterase/lipase family protein is translated as MKRKWKIVLILSLIGNLCIFYVAYKALEYRAHINHFLDKYTHVTAEFSERSVFEQDNARLKGSPPAGNRVVFFGTQVIKKWDLKRYFENYEPVNRGVAGQRASGFLLRFKPDVIELEPMAVLIELSSYNFRPENTVKELEDYVSLIAQLSRVNGIEPILTTVIPPAVDVEVEGHGDYSVHDSLKVYNDWIRTYCTDNEYALADFYSILADSNGYLSGNLASNAVEPNEEGYGLLSEAVLKTLQNVKVTAGLSD
- a CDS encoding MBOAT family protein codes for the protein MLFNSFEFAIFFPVILVLYWLLSLRYQNILLLVGSYFFYGYWDWRFLSLIALSTIIDYFAGLKIEQAHQAGPAKSEKKKQFWLLTSIFANLGILGFFKYFNFFVDSFAALLGAAGVNSEGLYLNIILPVGISFYTFQTMSYTIDVYRGIMKPTRSLLGFAVYVAFFPQLVAGPIERAKNLLPRILGKRQFNLDQFFEGTHLILLGLFKKVYVADNLAPYVDSIFASASHTGFEVIAGAYLFAFQIYCDFSGYSDIARGCAKCMGIELMVNFRYPYVAVNPSDFWKRWHISLSSWLADYLYIPLGGNRKGDAATYRNLSLTMLLGGLWHGASWVFVLWGAYQGALLIGHRLLKSLFSKLEGLTGVVPAAVKKTLKIFIMFQFVCVGWIIFRAESMSQIREMTSALLYWQGRSDLTLLKPLVQFALPLVLFEVLYTLVTKNEWANFQKVPTLVKSAAYAVVFYLLTFYAARAESFIYFQF